In Halobaculum halobium, a genomic segment contains:
- a CDS encoding helix-turn-helix domain-containing protein: MARARLEVTLPEDVWVAEVTRSHPDATLSVLSVLPTEQGGVALVALRDDDAPTVVRDIEAADSVGEVELQRAAEDVREAIIRVETTDPRLLLPLRDSRLPVEYPVEVTGGTARLTVAGSRDRLSAFATALETMGMDYVVDYVHDAIDAEDLLTEGQRTLLAAAIRTGYYDTPRETTLTELADKQGIAKSTASERLHRAEGKVIKRFAEDTLDVDPERSPLAATED; the protein is encoded by the coding sequence GTGGCTCGCGCGCGGCTTGAGGTGACGCTCCCGGAGGACGTGTGGGTCGCTGAGGTGACCCGTTCGCATCCGGATGCGACGCTGTCGGTGCTATCGGTCCTGCCGACCGAACAGGGCGGGGTCGCGCTCGTCGCGCTTCGTGACGACGACGCCCCGACGGTCGTTCGCGACATCGAAGCCGCCGATAGCGTCGGGGAGGTCGAACTCCAGCGGGCGGCCGAGGACGTCCGTGAGGCGATCATCCGAGTCGAGACGACCGATCCCAGGCTCCTGTTGCCGCTCCGTGACTCACGGCTTCCCGTCGAGTATCCCGTCGAGGTCACGGGCGGGACCGCCCGGCTCACCGTCGCCGGATCGCGCGACCGGCTCTCGGCGTTCGCGACCGCCTTGGAGACGATGGGGATGGACTACGTCGTCGACTACGTCCACGACGCCATCGACGCAGAAGACCTCCTCACGGAGGGCCAGCGAACGCTGCTCGCCGCGGCGATCCGGACGGGCTACTACGACACCCCGCGGGAAACGACGCTGACCGAACTGGCTGACAAGCAAGGGATCGCGAAGTCGACCGCGAGCGAGCGGCTCCACCGCGCCGAGGGGAAGGTGATCAAGCGGTTCGCGGAAGACACGCTCGACGTCGACCCCGAACGCTCCCCACTCGCGGCCACCGAAGACTGA
- a CDS encoding sensor histidine kinase — translation MDLRRGMAAALISVTGFGLVGVGGTYLSRGVSGISSGIIVGAVLVLGVAFAVSGPALYRSSVTSDHLLRVAAWNTLGVVVTVAVLALVSAFQLAEGGRVAAPLLSGAVIVGVSAFAHVLIGVNDVRRIRARTVADQQRKAAVVNRFVRHDLRHAAQMLVGYSDRIRDGGTGAGNTPESNDEVAAQIASIGRELSETQSRVKVIDELLEGDADTDSSVVVSAALDDRRGSLRDEYPDASLRIDSDGEPAVRGGDYVVNAVVELVENAIEHGGDPGDVRVSERRVGDEVELRVLDDGDGFPDDERTLINGDEIETQLRHSSGLGLWLSKWVIEFHGGSLTVGTSPDGDGEATVRLPAARS, via the coding sequence ATGGATTTGCGACGGGGGATGGCGGCGGCGTTGATCAGCGTCACTGGATTCGGCCTGGTCGGAGTCGGCGGAACGTACTTGTCTCGGGGCGTGTCAGGCATCTCGAGCGGAATCATCGTCGGTGCTGTGCTCGTGCTCGGCGTCGCGTTCGCGGTTTCGGGACCGGCGCTGTATCGGAGTTCGGTTACCTCCGACCACCTCCTTCGGGTCGCCGCCTGGAACACGCTCGGCGTGGTAGTGACGGTCGCCGTGCTCGCGCTGGTCAGCGCGTTTCAACTCGCCGAGGGCGGACGCGTCGCCGCGCCGCTGCTGTCGGGCGCGGTGATCGTCGGCGTGAGCGCCTTCGCTCACGTGTTGATCGGGGTCAACGACGTGCGGCGGATCCGCGCGCGGACGGTCGCCGACCAGCAGCGGAAGGCGGCCGTCGTGAACCGGTTCGTCCGTCACGACCTCCGCCACGCCGCGCAGATGCTGGTCGGGTACAGCGATCGCATCCGAGACGGAGGGACCGGCGCGGGGAACACCCCCGAGAGCAACGACGAGGTGGCAGCGCAAATCGCGTCGATCGGGCGGGAGCTGAGCGAGACGCAGTCGCGGGTCAAAGTCATCGACGAGCTACTTGAGGGCGATGCCGACACCGACTCCTCGGTGGTGGTGAGCGCCGCGCTCGACGACCGCCGGGGGTCACTGCGCGACGAGTATCCGGACGCCTCGCTGCGGATCGACTCGGACGGCGAGCCAGCGGTCCGCGGCGGCGACTACGTCGTGAACGCGGTCGTCGAGCTGGTCGAGAACGCGATAGAGCACGGCGGCGACCCGGGAGACGTGCGGGTCTCGGAACGCCGTGTCGGCGACGAAGTCGAACTCCGCGTGCTCGACGACGGGGACGGGTTCCCGGACGACGAGCGCACGCTGATCAACGGCGACGAGATCGAGACGCAACTGCGCCACAGCAGCGGCCTCGGACTGTGGCTCTCGAAGTGGGTGATCGAGTTTCACGGCGGCTCGCTGACCGTCGGAACGAGTCCCGACGGCGACGGCGAGGCGACGGTCAGACTTCCTGCGGCGCGTTCGTAA
- a CDS encoding CGCGG family putative rSAM-modified RiPP protein, whose translation MSVDTDQRDEETEGDTATASTETDDDVHDTSWSAKLEEPRHADDRAVVVAEAIDAVERTADGVHVNLVTHGDHGHPETYLFPALAERFGDTADCEFVDRCGCGGYVTRVRR comes from the coding sequence ATGAGCGTCGACACCGACCAGAGGGACGAGGAGACAGAGGGTGACACGGCGACAGCTTCCACCGAAACGGACGACGATGTCCACGACACCTCGTGGTCCGCGAAGCTGGAGGAGCCGAGGCACGCCGACGACAGAGCCGTCGTGGTGGCGGAGGCGATCGACGCCGTCGAACGGACGGCCGACGGCGTCCACGTGAATCTCGTCACGCACGGCGACCACGGCCACCCCGAGACGTACCTGTTCCCCGCGCTGGCCGAGCGGTTCGGCGACACCGCCGACTGTGAGTTCGTCGACCGCTGCGGGTGCGGCGGCTACGTCACGCGCGTCCGACGGTAA